The region TTCAACTAACctgattttttatgtttaactgATATATTTGCTCTTGCAGATGGCAGGTCAGCTTTCTTTCCTCAGTGATCTTTCTCTTTTCAGCAACTATTTGGCGTTTGAATGAAGTTTGGCGCAGCTCTAAATTCTTCTCCAAGTACTGGAATACAATggaaagagaaaatgaaggTATAAATTAAATGTATTCGTTTTATAATTTCTACTCTCATCCTGCTATCATCCTGCTGCCCTGTCCCTTCATACCAGTATCCTCTCGTCCTTCATCTCCAGCTGAGCAGTGGCCTCAGCCAGCCTCAGGGTGAGATCCTCCCTCTGCAGCAGGCTGTGGTTCtggctgagcagctgcagatgCTGGAGAGAGGCTTTTGTGTTCAGTAACCTGTTCTCTGTGGCCTGTAGCTGCCTTGCCAGGTTATCACGACTTCTGTGGGTCTCGCTGAGGAGCCTCTGAAGACCTCGGACCTcattgttgtgctttttttcaaTCTGTGGACATGTGTAACCAATATCATGTGAGGATTAattgtgaatttaaaaaaataaacatcagtaTTTTGTCTAAGAGTGACAGAAATCTGAGCCAACCAACCTGTGAGATGCTGTCCTCTGAATCTTGGAAGCCCTCTAGTGCCACCCTCTGGCAATGCTGGAGCCTCTTCAGCAGTTTGTTCTCAGTCCTGGCCtctttcagctgctgctgcagatccCACACCTGGTTCTTCAGCTCCCTGATGGAGTTCAAACTGTCAGGCTGATGCTTTGGCTTTGGCTTGATTGGAGGCAACTTCAAGATTGGATGATATGCCCAGTAGTTCTGCTTGTAGACCCCTCTGGCTTTCTTATctacagaaaaggaaaaaataagtcAGTTTACTCCTCACAGCGCaatgtggaaaatgtttacattattaacacattattatattttacatgCCTTTTTCTCGAGATCTCTCCATAGACTGCTTCGATCCTTTCCACCTGACTGATGGCAGGGCATCTGGAGTCCTGTTAATTAGTGAACTAGCTTTATCTTCACCGTTGGATGAGTATTGTGGACTCTCAGAGCCATGGCTGGAGGACCGCCTGGAGTTGTCAGTGCTGCAGCTCACATCATCCCCATCACCCACCATGTGACCAGGGACCTGCTGCTTCTCACATGTAGCTTCTTTATCCATTCTGAGGAAAGATCGACATTTTAGAGAAACGCTTGGCATGAATGTGAAGTAAAAGTAAATTAGGAGATCAGTTTGAGATTAATAAACCAACCTGAATAGATTTTCTGAGGATCTCTGTTTTCAGTCCTGTTGTACGCCACGGATGCATTtattaaatgtgacatttagttGAACCTAAACGGAACCAAATCATTTTACTAACGGTTGCCAGGGACCTTTTCATAAAGACACTCCCGTcgttgccatggcaaccagcGGCGCAATGAGGAAATATGCGTGTCAATGTTGATAtattaattttaactgtttttttgtgtcagagACATTTAATATTTGATTTCAGCATTCTCAATGCATTTATGTAGGCCTAACGAAACTTCAGAATattagggggaaaaaatccaTTTTCTGTCTGAGACCGTCAAGCCCAACATCACACATTTTCGAATAGTTTACCGTCTGCATAGTGTAAAACAATATTCAATCATACAGAAACTTAAAGAAACTCctttaaaaataaaggaaacCTCAGAATACGCAACAAAGGAATGATTTTTCCAcaacttttgttgttgttgttgttgttgtatgcAGAAGACAGAGAAACATCTTCGTAATTTACAGTTGGAGCAATAAGTTGACGAAATTTGATAAGACTGTGGTCGTATGAGGTCGAACCAGGAGGGGATCTAATAACTTCCAGGTACACACACAGCACCTGGAAGTTGCTCAACATCTCCTGCCCCTGGACTGGAGAGCAGTGACAGCCTATAGTGCTGGTCAGTGCTATTTCTGTCCATATATGAACTGAGCTAAGAGCAGGACATCGACTTCTCTGTCCCCTGAACGGACAGACAGCTGAAGTTGCCAATCAGTGTGTGTGGAGCTGCGCCTCCATGGGGACATGGGACAACCCACCAATCCGTCACTAATGGAGGCAAAAATAACCtcagtgtgcgtgtgtgtgatctcagtgtgtgtgtgtgtgtgtgcgcgtgtgtgtgtgtgatcccAGTGCTATGTCTCGGTCCCGGGTGCGCTCTAATAATAGAGGAGACTGGCTGCTCCTTTAAGAGCCTACTTGTTGCATACTCCACCAAATCTATTGTAACAAAATGGTTATCAAAGTCTTCCTCGCCTCTTCATCGGGATCCACAGCGGTAAGCTTTCAACCCAACTCACTTGATTTCTCTTTAAACTCGAAACTTTCCTGCTTTGTGCTCCTTTTACCGATCAGGACGGTGTCTTTTCTCGCACCGACTCCGAAGCCTCGAAATTAATGTCACTTGCCTGTGATTTTGACAAACCTAAAGACTGCTGACAATCATGTGGCTCGATCTGAGATTTATGCTTCAGCTGCGCTTTATGTCTTTGTTTCATTATCATCAAGCCGATGTGATTCACATGCAGAGCTTTCTAGAACAGGGGCTCCCAAACTTTTTTCATGTCACAGACCCCAATATAGAAGCGCTTTGGACTACACAGCTGCTCTTAGAGATTCTGCCCTCAAGAAAGAACTTTTTTTAATACTGTTTGTGATCAGATGCATCTTAAAGTCAGAATCTGTGTACTAGGTGGGGTGATAACTGCAGAGGGCAGGGTGGATTCATCCCCTAGATCTACTTTTGGCAAAGCTAAATAAGCAGTTTGAACCAGTGCAGTGGTGCCATGGTGGCCTACTTAGTTAACAGTGTTGTCTTCCAACTTGTTTTTAATCCTCTGAGTGGACTTGATTACATATTAGAACTTTGTTTTGTGCCCAAATGATCAGATCACACTTTATGACTGAATGCGATGTACAATGAGTCTTGGAGAATCAAGCATTTATGCTCTTCATCTGGTTTATCTGCTTTgttaacaattattttcatttctgtctgatGATTTCAATCAAAAGATTGTTTATAATTTGTCAGAAATACTGAAAGTAGATCATCAGACCcctttttattgtctttatttctAACTAAGAGAAAAGCAGTATCTGCTCACATTGGAGAACCAAGAAGAAGCAAATATGTGATATTTGTACTCGATCAAACAGAATCAGACGTTATTTACGTAGCAGTTTTCATACAAATGAAATAGATTTAtgcaaacagatttttaaaaatgcaataaaacaatacaaactaTACCCCCCAGTCCCAACATTATGTTAAAAATTAAGAACTCCAAACCACAAGGATTAAGGAACTGAGAGAACTCTAGCATACATAATGCATGCAATGAGAAAACACcagataaagcaaaacaaaaatagaaaatgtgatATAAGATCTATAGATGAATTTAAAAATGGATAAATTAATATGCTAGATAAATAAAGGACAAAATAgaagtcaaaatgttttttaaaaatgacaaaaaatgagtgaCTTGAATGACCAAATGATGATTTCACGGCTCATTTTCTGTTCATCAATTAACTGTTTATCAATTTATGTGTTAACTAGCCTGTTTATCAATtaactgtttctgtttatttgatatagatcagaatcagaatcagaatcactttattcatcagGAGGACAGGAAAGGAGAGAAGCATCATGTATCCAATGTAAAcccatgttgtcatttttatagTGCACACTTTCTATCCTGAGCACCAGATTGTACCATATTTTTCCTCTGAAGTTACGTTTTACAGCCTTCTTCCCACATGCTGTGCAATCAGTGATGGCTGTGCTGCTCGTTTTCTGCCCTCCAGATCAAGAAGAAGCAGCAAGATGTGGTCGGCTTCCTGGAGGCTCTCAAAGTGGACTACACTCAGCTGGACATCGCCTGCAACGAGGAGAACCGCATGTGGATGAGGCAGAACGTCCCAGAGGAGAAGAAACCCGCCAACGGCATCCCCCTCCCCCCGCAGATCTTCAATGAGGAGGGCTACTGCGGGGTGAGTTTCCCCGCATTCATAATGAGGACTCACAAAGCTATAGACCTGTGTTCGTTCACTCATGGTTGGCTCCAGAATGAGGGATCTTTAATGTGGGTCATGGGGATATGTGGGCAAGTGTACCCATGAGGTTGAAGCAAACAGAGGagagtgtttgtattttgtcttgGTAATTTAATTTAGTAAAGTAGGCTTCAccagcagaactgaagatgtcATGCACTATTAAAAACATCTGACCTCATATCTTTATGCAGGACTATGACACATTCTTCGATGCCAAGGAGGACAACTCAGTGTATGCCTTCCTGgggctgcctcctcctcctggctCAAAGGTTGGaactcttttctgttttttttaatcatagaAAGCATGTTTAAACAAATGAGTATAACTTCTTTTGATGCTATAAGTCCATCTGGATCATTAAACTCAGTTGAGCAAATTCTGATATGACTTTCTGCGATGCATCATATTCTTGTTGATAGCTTTTTGCAGGGAATATTCGTTGACTTTTTATACATTATTAATGGATTATTTTGCCTGCTAAGCTATCTCTTTAGGATTTCAAGTACCGTAATAGAAAAGTACAATTAAATCAGTATCTACAAGTTTGGCAAAAATCTCGGCAGAATGACCACAATCTGTGTCTGTAACTGAAATAATCATATCAACTAATTATTTTGGACCCACTTCTTTCAAAAGTTCCAGGATTTGGAAATCCTAGCTTTTGCTATCCAGGATCAGATAATCCTCCTCACTTATATTCTGCTTTTTCAAAGCAATGTAGGATTGGAGCACCCTGATCCAGACGCAAACTTTTTAAGATTACCAATTCCAGTGAGactgtaaacactgtaaatcCCAACATCAACTCCAAGCTATATAAGGAACAATGAGGGGACCCGCCATCATGAAGTCAATTTATgtggagagagaaaacaacacaatacagcaATACAAACTCCAATACCATTTAAACTTTTCCCATCTGACCCATGGTAGAATAATTAGAATTCCAAATagattataaatatatattgcaCACTTGTTTTAAGTTATAAAAAGTTGTCAGTTCAAACTTTTTCAGTGATACATCTCTGTTATCTCTGCTGTACTAGTAGTCTTATTCTCTATCTTGTCTGCTTTATTAGTGTAACAGTTAAACAAAAATCAACTTCAAAAATGAAACTGGTGTTTATATATACtacatgaaacaaacattgTATTATTTGACCAGTTTTTAACTTTCATCACACATTGTTCCTGATATCCATCCTGAATCCAGCCCTCTACTAGCCTCAGGATAATTCAATTTGTGGATCACAGATATCCCAATTCTTTACTAAAAAGTTTTCAGCAACACTTATTTAAGTTTTAATCCAGAGCAAAACCAAGATTACTGGCTGTAATTCGAGTTAAGAACCCTTTCTTCTCTGTTGAACATCCCATTTTCCAGATTTGATCCAATCCAATAGCTGAAATCCGATCAGATTACTGCTGACCAACTGGGGCTTGGGTATTAAAAGATTTCAGAGCCCTGCAGAGGGCCGGCCAATGTGCGAATAATGatgaagtttttgttgttgtctcatGTAGAAAGTCAACAAGGCTTACGAGACAACAACAAATAACTATAAAGAAGACTCATTTTCTTCACTTATATAGTCATGTTGCCAAACGTTCATGCCTACATCATCTGTCTGTCATCTGTTTACCTGAATATTTTAGGCTTTTTGTCGTCATTTCACCATAAATTCACagtaattacaaaaacatccttttatttttctattaaatGTGATTAGACTGAAACAATGAACCTTTATGTCAAGAAAACCCTTTTGAGTGGTTGTTTGATGTTTAATGTAAAGGACGCATCAGCAATTGAGGAACTCCCTGCCCTGATTTTGTGTGAAGTGTTTGTGTTAAACCAGATCGTTTCCTTGACACAGGAGGCAGAGCAGGCTGACAAGGCCCACATTGTGGAGAATGGGAACCATGCCGATGAAAACCTTGACGACTCAATAGTAATGTCGTCGTTACCTTTTCCCATTTCCCCCTcatgttttgcttcttttcatcTTATCCTTTCCATCCAGTATAACTTAATAACATCCACCATTGTTGACTTGAACAGATTCTTCATCGCCGCTCTGTCCCAGTCATCACATTGACTAATCTTTGTGTTGCATGAGTGAGAGATTTCAGCTCACAATAACATAGTATTGTGAGTTCCCATGATAACACTGTGAAATTGCATCACCGTGTTCACACTGTCAAAGAGTTGTGAAGCATCATGTTTCTCCTTTATCTGCAATTaatactttaaaatgtttagtATGCTTGGTTTTAATTGTGAAATgttatgtttttctgttcattgtAGTAGCTTATTTGTTATATTTGTATTCAGTACGTATTTTAGaaagtgttttgtgtgtatttcagtgatttcttgtgtattttactGGTAACTTTCTAACAATCTTCctcccacaaaaaaaaatcctaaacacTTTAAAATTCCCTTTCTCCTTCAACCTCAGCACAAACCATCTTTAAAACAGAAGCTGAGGATTTGAGCAAACATTTCCTCATGAGGAGAATTTTACCCcactgatgaaactgaattgcAGGATATTGACAGCTGCAAAAGTATGAGGACCTGTTTGATCTCAGCTGAGTTTCTGCCTCAGGACTTAAATGAACTGAGAAAAGCATGAAATGGATTATATAGATTTTTGCAAGATGAAAAAAACTTTTGCTTAGCTGAACCTACTGTATGATCTGCCCTTTTTTATCCTACAGGGTGCGATGCAGAGCTGCACAAACAAAGCGTAAACTGTGCTCATTTTAGCTGGATTTTGTTTCCAGGAGGAGTTGAGCTACCCTTCTGCTTTTACTGCTTACTTAGTAAATATGGTTTAGTAGACTGATTAGCATAATAAttggaaaatatgttttttttctctgtctgacAGAGTGTTAGGTTAAAACATCCATATTTCTCTCATGACTGAATGCGTCACATGAGGAAGCCACAGCTTACAATAAAGGGTGGAAATAGTTGATctaagagcttcagtagaagaCAGCTGGACCTCTCGTTTTTGGTTCTTCAACCAAtgtctactttttaaaaaaaaaaaaggaatctgTAAAAACAAGCACAATTTTAAACACTGATGAAAAGAACAACCACGACAACATTACCATTCACTATGTAGATGGTGTATCTGAGAAACGTGCTTCACtccaaataaaaaatactggagAATTAAAGAATTTAATCACTCTGAGTCAAAAACTAGTTCACTGCAAGGATAACACATGCATGACCAAGCTGATCAGAGCTACAGTATATATGCAGTTAAATGTAGTGAGGAGTGCACAGAACTATAATAAATATAGGGTCCACAAGTGCATGGCTGAACACAGGGAGACAAGACTCAGCAGTCAAcctgcattttaaagagaacAGACACTCATTTGGACACAGCAATGTTCATATTCTAGACAGAGATGACAGACGGTTTGGGAGAGCTATCTATATTAAACTGGAGCACCACTTACAGGTACTTACAATGCAGTCTTGAGATTTCTCCCAAGGACGGTTTACCACATGTAACATCCTGAATCCTCCCTGACCTGGAAGTT is a window of Acanthochromis polyacanthus isolate Apoly-LR-REF ecotype Palm Island chromosome 13, KAUST_Apoly_ChrSc, whole genome shotgun sequence DNA encoding:
- the sh3bgr gene encoding SH3 domain-binding glutamic acid-rich protein isoform X2, which translates into the protein MVIKVFLASSSGSTAIKKKQQDVVGFLEALKVDYTQLDIACNEENRMWMRQNVPEEKKPANGIPLPPQIFNEEGYCGDYDTFFDAKEDNSVYAFLGLPPPPGSKEAEQADKAHIVENGNHADENLDDSIVPEEERNGDAHVEEEQAEEADEEGGEGGEEEEAEEEAADGEAADEETAGDEAPAEAEEEAVEETDEVTEDTQAQAEEEEQEEEDLQSEEEEELRQLEEEDEAEVQEEEEEDLEETQEEEAE
- the sh3bgr gene encoding SH3 domain-binding glutamic acid-rich protein isoform X22, whose translation is MVIKVFLASSSGSTAIKKKQQDVVGFLEALKVDYTQLDIACNEENRMWMRQNVPEEKKPANGIPLPPQIFNEEGYCGDYDTFFDAKEDNSVYAFLGLPPPPGSKEAEQADKAHIVENGNHADENLDDSIEVPEEERNGDAHVEEEQAEEADEEGGEGGEEEEAEEEAADGEAADEETAGDEAPAEAEEEAVEETDEQAQAEEEEQEEEAE
- the sh3bgr gene encoding SH3 domain-binding glutamic acid-rich protein isoform X24 — encoded protein: MVIKVFLASSSGSTAIKKKQQDVVGFLEALKVDYTQLDIACNEENRMWMRQNVPEEKKPANGIPLPPQIFNEEGYCGDYDTFFDAKEDNSVYAFLGLPPPPGSKQAQAEEEEQEEEDLQSEEEEELRQLEEEDEAEVQEEEEEDLEETQEEEAE